The following coding sequences lie in one Oncorhynchus nerka isolate Pitt River linkage group LG14, Oner_Uvic_2.0, whole genome shotgun sequence genomic window:
- the LOC135575058 gene encoding uncharacterized protein LOC135575058 — translation MTSSLGLSSLGLSSLGLSSLGLSRLGLSSLGLSSLCLSSLGLSSLGLSSMSLMSGCFEPALNISHCHYPDPSKHPALNISHCHYPDPSKHPALNISRCQNPDPSKHPALNISHCHYPDPSKHPALNISHCHYPAPSKHPALNISHCHYPDPSKHPALNISHCHHPAPSKHPALNISHCQNPDSSKHPALNISHCQNPDSSKHPALNISHSHYPDPSKHPALNISHCHYPAPSKHPALNISHCHYPAPSKHPALNMSHYHYPAPSKHPALNISHCHYPAPSKHPALYISRCHYPAPSKHPALNISHCHYPAPSKHPALNMSHCHYPAPSKHPALNISHCHYPAPSKHPALNISHCHYPDPSKHPALNISHCHHPAPSKHPALNISHCQNPDPSKHPALNISHCHYPAPSKHPALNISHCHYPAPSKHPALNISHCHYPAPSKHPALNISHCHYPAPSKHPALYISRCHYPAPSKHPALNISHCHYPAPSKHPALNMSHCHYPAPSKHPALYISRCHYPAPSKHPALNISHCHYPAPSKHPALNISHCHYPAPSKHPALNMSRCHYPAPSKHPA, via the coding sequence GAACCTGCCCTGAacattagtcactgtcactatccGGACCCCTCCAAGCACCCTGCACTGAacattagtcactgtcactatccGGACCCCTCCAAGCACCCTGCCCTAAACATTAGTCGCTGTCAAAATCCGGACCCCTCCAAGCACCCTGCCCTGAacattagtcactgtcactatccGGACCCCTCCAAGCACCCTGCCCTAAacattagtcactgtcactatccGGCCCCCTCCAAGCACCCTGCCCTGAacattagtcactgtcactatccGGACCCCTCCAAGCACCCTGCCCTGAACATTAGTCACTGTCACCATCCGGCCCCCTCCAAGCACCCTGCCCTAAACATTAGTCACTGTCAAAATCCAGACTCCTCCAAGCACCCTGCCCTAAACATTAGTCACTGTCAAAATCCAGACTCCTCCAAGCACCCTGCCCTGAACATTAGTCACTCTCACTATCCGGACCCCTCCAAGCACCCTGCCCTGAacattagtcactgtcactatccGGCCCCCTCCAAGCACCCTGCCCTGAacattagtcactgtcactatccGGCCCCCTCCAAGCACCCTGCCCTGAACATGAGTCACTATCACTATCCGGCCCCCTCCAAGCACCCTGCCCTGAacattagtcactgtcactatccGGCCCCCTCCAAGCACCCTGCCCTGTACATTAGTCGCTGTCACTATCCGGCCCCCTCCAAGCACCCTGCCCTGAacattagtcactgtcactatccGGCCCCCTCCAAGCACCCTGCCCTGAACATGAGTCACTGTCACTATCCGGCCCCCTCCAAGCACCCTGCCCTAAacattagtcactgtcactatccGGCCCCCTCCAAGCACCCTGCCCTGAacattagtcactgtcactatccGGACCCCTCCAAGCACCCTGCCCTGAACATTAGTCACTGTCACCATCCGGCCCCCTCCAAGCACCCTGCCCTAAACATTAGTCACTGTCAAAATCCAGACCCCTCCAAGCACCCTGCCCTGAacattagtcactgtcactatccGGCCCCCTCCAAGCACCCTGCCCTGAacattagtcactgtcactatccGGCCCCCTCCAAGCACCCTGCCCTGAacattagtcactgtcactatccGGCCCCCTCCAAGCACCCTGCCCTGAacattagtcactgtcactatccGGCCCCCTCCAAGCACCCTGCCCTGTACATTAGTCGCTGTCACTATCCGGCCCCCTCCAAGCACCCTGCCCTGAacattagtcactgtcactatccGGCCCCCTCCAAGCACCCTGCCCTGAACATGAGTCACTGTCACTATCCGGCCCCCTCCAAGCACCCTGCTCTGTACATTAGTCGCTGTCACTATCCGGCCCCCTCCAAGCACCCTGCCCTGAacattagtcactgtcactatccGGCCCCCTCCAAGCACCCTGCCCTGAacattagtcactgtcactatccGGCCCCCTCCAAGCACCCTGCCCTGAACATGAGTCGCTGTCACTATCCGGCCCCCTCCAAGCACCCTGCCTGA